DNA from Lentibacillus amyloliquefaciens:
GCCACCGAAACAATTACGACTCGCTCAAGTGAAAGATTATCCGCAATTTCCTCAATCGGACCCGTGAATTCCTCATCAACGATTAGCATTTTGGCATCACTATGATTGATAATGTAATCCAGGTCTTCTGCGTTTAAACGGTAATTCAAAGGCACCATCGCAGCACCAAGCTGACAAATACCATAAAAACACTCCAGCATATAATGCGTGTTGGGCAGCATAACGGCAACATGATCACCCTTTTGAATACCGGACTCATGTAAAGCGATTGACAGCCTGTCCGTCCGCTTGCCAAATTCCCGGTACGTAAACGCTTTCTCTTCATCAATAATAGCCGTTTTTTTCGGATAATACTTTACTGCTCTGCGCTTCCAGTCAAGTGGCGTAAGTGTTGAAAACATAATTTAAAGACTCCCTTCCCATGTTGGTTATCACTTATGTCTCAATCAATCTATACTGCACCAGCGTCAGGCCCCATATGAAAATGACCATGCATTTCCATATACTCAATCCCCTTCGCCCTAAAATTTTGATATATTTTAATTGTACGAAAATTAATGTCATACTTGCAACTGAAAAGAGAAAATTCTTAATGCTCTTTCCGGATCATCCAAATCAGCGTCGTTTGGGAAGCAGCATAATGGACCAAAGGAGCTTTCCGGCCGCATCTAACCTGAAATGGTGCCAGTGTCTCTTCTGTCACATTCGCTTGTGCGTGTTGAAGTTCCCATTTTGGATGGTGAATGGATCCGCGAAACAGAATTCCTTTAATTGATGTCCACAAAAAATACCGTTCAACGAGCCATTCGCTAAGCCCGCCTTCTTCCGGCGAAAAGAACTCTCCTACCGGTCTGGCCATTGCCCTGAAGACCGCCGGCATCCGCTGTTTTCGGGCACAGTAATAATAAATGACTCCGTCTGACCGATTGATGCCCATTTCAGCGTAAAAGTAAGACAGCGTCGCCACCCTGGAACCGAGAACAGCCATTAAATTGTCTGCATCAAGACTGAAAAAGAAAACGCCGCTCAAACCGTTGCATCTCACGTACGTCCGCACATTCACTTCCCGAAATTTTTTCACATGAGGAACGGATGCGCGTATGCCACGAAACCTTACGTCCGTCACGTTAAATGGAACAATGCTAATCCAGGCGTCTCCTTCATATGTATCAAGCTCAAGTCCGGGCGGCAGAAACCGATTTATAATGTTTGGCGAAACGGGCCAGTGAAAAAACGTTATCTCTTCCCATTTTTGCATCATGACCCACGGCCCGCTCGGCAGCGAGCTTCTGCGATGTGTGGTGCTATTCAATATATCCTGAAACATCTGACTTCACCCCTTTTTCAGCTATTATATACTTTGTAACCATTATACACTCTCTAGCTTTCTCCAATAACTTTTTCCGCTAATAATTTCCAAAACTGATAAATTGTTAGATGACCGGGTGACTGATATAATTTTCTTATAAGAGAAAAAGGAAGTGTGGAATTTTGGAATACGAAGCAGGCCTCATGTTAGAAGGCGGGGGTATGCGATGTGCGTTCACTGTTGGCGTACTGGATTATTTTTTAGATCAGCAGGTTGAATTCCCTGCTGTTGCAACAGCATCGGCAGGAGCACTTATCGGGAGTTCTTATATCGCTAAACAGCGTGACCGGAACACGAAGCTGCTCGCTGCGATAGGCAAAAATCGGGATGCGATATCAATCTTAAGGCTGTTGCAAAAAAGGGAGCTATTCGGTATGGATTTGATTTTTGAAAAGTTAGCTAACCATACGTTTCCGCTTGAATTTCAATCATTTTCACAAGCGAGCTCCAGATTTATTGTCGGAACAACCGATATTAATACCGGCAAACCAGTTTTCTATGACCAGTTTGATCAACAAAAGGATCTGTCGACGATTATCAGAGCCTCTTGTTCGCTGCCTGTTTTGGCGCCAAGCATCGACTATAAAGGGAATCAATTAATCGACGGCGGTGTCGCTGATCCGATACCAATCACTCCCCTGGTTGAACAGGGATTTAAAAAGCAAGTGATCGTCCTTACCCGTAATAAAAACTATGTCAAAAAACCCACAAAACTAAACTGGTTTTATAAGCGTATTTTTAAGAATAAGCCCGAGTTAGTCAAATTATTGCGCAACCGCCACCTGCGCTACAATGAAACCATGAAACAAATACGCGCCATGGAAGCGAAGGGCGAAGTTTTTATCATCCAGCCGGAGGAACCGCTGGAAGCAAGCAGAATTGAAAGAAGCTATGATAAACTTGAGGCACTATATCATCAGGGTTATCAGGTGGCCAAAGAGAAACACCAGGCATTGCTGGACTTTCTGCAAGGTTCAGAACAACCACCATATGCAGAAGAAAATCTGTCTTCATAATTTTATAATATAGAAAAGCGTTTCTGCAATTGCAGGAACGCTTTTCTTTTCTGCTCTTTGAACACAGCAGTTTAACCAGCCGACTTTCCCGCTTCTGATCCAGATGGGTCTGCATGATAGCGATTGATCTGCTCCTGTGTTGCTGCTGACGGGGGCGCTGTCATTAAACTGACAACTATAACCAGCAGCAATGAAATCGGTGAAGCAATGATTGGTTCTGACACCAACGCAAACGGCTTGGTAATAACTAATATCAAAAATGTCAATGCGCCACCGAGCATACCTGCCAGCGCACCTGCTTTATTTGCCCGGTTCCACCAAATCCCGAGCACAAGCGGAAAGCCAAACGACGAAAGCAGAAACCCACCTACCCAGCCAACCATGATAGCTATCAGCTGTGGCGGATTAATTGCAATGATAATCCCCACGATACTGGCGATAATCATAACTACAAAGCCAATTCTAGTAACTGTCTGCTCAGAGGCTTCTTTGTTAATGTATTCCTTGTAAA
Protein-coding regions in this window:
- a CDS encoding YqjF family protein → MFQDILNSTTHRRSSLPSGPWVMMQKWEEITFFHWPVSPNIINRFLPPGLELDTYEGDAWISIVPFNVTDVRFRGIRASVPHVKKFREVNVRTYVRCNGLSGVFFFSLDADNLMAVLGSRVATLSYFYAEMGINRSDGVIYYYCARKQRMPAVFRAMARPVGEFFSPEEGGLSEWLVERYFLWTSIKGILFRGSIHHPKWELQHAQANVTEETLAPFQVRCGRKAPLVHYAASQTTLIWMIRKEH
- a CDS encoding patatin-like phospholipase family protein — protein: MEYEAGLMLEGGGMRCAFTVGVLDYFLDQQVEFPAVATASAGALIGSSYIAKQRDRNTKLLAAIGKNRDAISILRLLQKRELFGMDLIFEKLANHTFPLEFQSFSQASSRFIVGTTDINTGKPVFYDQFDQQKDLSTIIRASCSLPVLAPSIDYKGNQLIDGGVADPIPITPLVEQGFKKQVIVLTRNKNYVKKPTKLNWFYKRIFKNKPELVKLLRNRHLRYNETMKQIRAMEAKGEVFIIQPEEPLEASRIERSYDKLEALYHQGYQVAKEKHQALLDFLQGSEQPPYAEENLSS